A single genomic interval of Pyrus communis chromosome 7, drPyrComm1.1, whole genome shotgun sequence harbors:
- the LOC137738715 gene encoding uncharacterized protein gives MTSSSVAARRGWVVAASVGVVEALKDQGICRWNYTMRLLQQHAKNQLGSFSQANKFSSSSSALVSSFRQDEKVKQSEESLRTVMYLSCWGPN, from the coding sequence ATGACTAGTTCATCAGTTGCAGCAAGGAGAGGTTGGGTAGTGGCAGCAAGTGTTGGAGTTGTGGAGGCCTTGAAAGACCAAGGGATCTGCAGGTGGAATTACACCATGAGATTACTGCAGCAGCATGCCAAGAACCAACTTGGGTCGTTTTCTCAGGCCAACAAGTTCTCTTCCTCATCTTCTGCTTTGGTCTCAAGTTTTAGACAAGATGAGAAGGTAAAGCAGTCTGAGGAATCTCTGAGGACAGTCATGTACCTCAGCTGCTGGGGTCCCAATTGA
- the LOC137738672 gene encoding uncharacterized protein: MSSSKAIVAASVGVVEALKDQGICRWNSTLRYVGQQGKGQVRSFSQANNKLSSPSASALNKVRDEKLKKSEESLRTVMFLSCWGPNN; this comes from the coding sequence atGAGTTCAAGCAAGGCTATAGTGGCAGCAAGTGTTGGAGTTGTGGAGGCACTCAAGGACCAAGGGATTTGCAGATGGAACTCGACTTTGAGATATGTAGGCCAACAGGGCAAGGGCCAAGTGAGGTCATTTTCTCAGGCCAACAACAAGCTCTCTTCTCCTTCTGCTTCAGCTCTGAATAAAGTGAGAGATGAGAAGCTCAAGAAGTCAGAGGAGTCCTTGAGGACAGTTATGTTTTTGAGCTGCTGGGGTCCCAACAACTAA
- the LOC137738993 gene encoding protein THYLAKOID FORMATION1, chloroplastic-like: protein MAAVASLSFSALSQCSDRKSVVSPARNLGSNAEGIRFRTSISSHYGGIRASSWSSRMVVHCMAGSSDTPTVADTKLNFLKAYKRPIPSVYNSVLQELIVQQHLMKYKRTYRYDPVFALGFVTVYDQLMDGYPSDEDREAIFQAYIKALNEDPEQYRTDAQKLEEWARAQTSSSLVEFPSREGEVEAALKDIAERAAGKESFSYSRFFAIGLFRLLEVAKATKPTVLEKLCAALNIDKRSVDRDLDVYRNLLSKLVQAKELLREYVAREKKKREERAETQKASETVTKCLGDYVCQ, encoded by the exons ATGGCGGCCGTTGCTTCTTTGTCTTTTTCGGCGCTCAGTCAATGCTCTGATAGAAAATCGGTCGTCTCGCCCGCTCGCAATTTGGGTTCCAACGCCGAAGGCATTCGATTCCGTACGAGCATTTCCAGCCATTACGGTGGAATTCGAGCTTCGAGTTGGAGCTCTCGCATGGTGGTTCATTGCATGGCAGGGTCGTCAG ATACTCCGACTGTGGCGGATACAAAGTTGAATTTTTTGAAGGCGTATAAGCGACCAATCCCTAGCGTTTACAACAGTGTGCTACAGGAGCTGATTGTCCAGCAACATTTGATGAAGTACAAGAGGACATACCGGTATGATCCTGTGTTCGCTCTTGGTTTTGTCACTGTATACGATCAACTCATGGATGGATATCCCAGCGATGAGGATCGAGAGGCAATCTTCCAAGCGTACATTAAAGCTTTAAATGAGGACCCGGAGCAATACAG AACTGATGCACAAAAGTTGGAAGAGTGGGCTCGGGCACAAACTTCCAGTTCATTAGTGGAGTTTCCATCCAGAGAAGGAGAAGTTGAGGCAGCACTGAAGGACATTGCAGAAAGGGCAGCAGGCAAAGAAAGTTTTAGCTACAGTCGTTTCTTTGCTATTGGGCTTTTTCGTCTTCTTGAGGTGGCAAAAGCAACTAAACCAACAGTATTAGAAAAG TTATGTGCAGCCTTAAACATTGACAAAAGAAGTGTGGACCGGGACCTTGATGTGTACCGCAATCTGCTTTCCAAGCTGGTTCAGGCCAAAGAACTGCTAAGGGAATATGTGGCCAG ggagaagaagaaaagagaagaaagggCGGAAACACAGAAGGCCAGTGAAACGGTTACGAAATGTTTGGGGGATTATGTTTGCCAGTAA
- the LOC137738991 gene encoding diacylglycerol kinase 5-like isoform X1, whose protein sequence is MFMVRCSHLLNSLLRPKMANSNSGEEFLKDFRIPKYVLVPESKSENVADVPQCPVLVFINSKSGGQLGGDLLVSYRSLLNESQVYDLGQEAPDKVLCRIYANLEKLKRNGDKFATNIQERLRIIVAGGDGTAGWLLGVVSDLKLSHSPPIATVPLGTGNNLPFAFGWGKKNPGTDPQSVKQFLDQVKRAKEMKIDSWHILMRMRKSKEGPCDPIVPLDLPHSLHAFGRVSDSNELSMAKTFGVSQEGCHTFRGGFWNYFSMGMDAQVSYAFHTERKQHPEKFKNQLTNQTTYAKITHSQGWFSSPRSQSAARDIAQFAKVKIMKNDGQWEDLQIPPSIKSIVILNLPSFSGGFNPWGVPIRKRRNGGFTPAYVDDGLIEVVGFRDAWHGLVLLAKGHGTRLAQAHRIRFEFHKGAIDHTYMRIDGEPWKQTLPVDDETVMVEISHLRQVNILARHGCRSKSVYNPESPSSQGNEEDDWDDEETHESPEYRKFGAADTFKLPEEIDISHLS, encoded by the exons ATGTTCATGGTTAGATGCTCACATCTCCTCAACTCACTAC TTAGACCCAAAATGGCAAATTCGAACTCTGGGGAGGAATTCTTGAAGGATTTCAGAATTCCTAAGTATGTACTAGTGCCTGAATCAAAGAGTGAAAATGTTGCTGATGTACCGCAATGTCCGGTTTTAGTGTTTATCAACTCCAAAAGTGGTGGCCAGCTTGGTGGGGATCTTCTTGTATCATACCGATCCCTTCTAAATGAAAGTCAG GTTTATGATCTGGGGCAAGAGGCTCCGGATAAGGTTCTTTGCCGAATCTATGCCAATCTTGAAAAGCTCAAGCGCAATGGGGATAAATTCGCTACAAATATTCAAGAGAGATTGAGAATCATT GTTGCAGGTGGCGATGGAACAGCTGGTTGGCTTCTTGGAGTTGTTTCTGATCTCAAGTTATCTCATTCGCCACCAATAGCAACAGTACCACTAGGAACAGGAAACAATCTTCCTTTTGCATTTGGATGG GGGAAGAAGAATCCTGGGACAGATCCTCAATCTGTGAAGCAGTTTTTGGACCAAGTAAAGAGAGCCAAGGAAATGAAAATAGACAG CTGGCACATTCTCATGAGGATGAGGAAGTCAAAAGAAGGTCCGTGCGATCCCATTGTGCCCCTTGACCTACCACATTCTTTGCATGCATTTGGCCGTGTCTCTGATTCAAATGAGCTGAGCATG GCAAAAACTTTTGGTGTTTCGCAGGAAGGCTGCCATACCTTTCGTGGGGGATTTTGGAACTACTTCAGTATGG GAATGGATGCTCAAGTATCATATGCATTTCATACTGAGCGAAAGCAGCATCccgaaaagttcaaaaatcaGTTAACTAATCAG ACTACTTATGCAAAGATTACTCATTCACAAGGCTGGTTTTCTTCTCCTCGTTCTCAATCTGCTGCACG GGACATAGCACAATTTGCAAAGGTGAAGATCATGAAAAACGATGGCCAATGGGAAGATCTACAAATTCCTCCAAG TATCAAGTCAATCGTGATCCTCAATTTGCCTAGCTTTTCTGGTGGTTTTAATCCTTGGGGAGTCCCGATTAGGAAGAGGCGTAAT GGAGGTTTTACTCCAGCATATGTAGACGATGGTCTCATTGAAGTCGTTGGTTTTCGAGATGCATGGCATGGGCTTGTTTTGCTTGCAAAGGGACATGGGACTCGTCTTGCCCAG GCCCACCGTATTCGCTTTGAGTTTCACAAGGGTGCAATTGATCACACGTACATGAGGATCGACGGGGAACCCTGGAAGCAAACCCTCCCAGTTGACGATGAAACCGTCATGGTTGAAATCTCTCACCTTCGCCAGGTGAACATTCTTGCTCGACATGGCTGCAGGTCTAAAAGCGTTTACAATCCTGAGTCACCTAGCAGCCAGGGAAATGAGGAAGATGATTGGGATGATGAAGAAACTCATGAATCACCAGAGTATAGGAAGTTTGGTGCAGCAGACACATTTAAGCTCCCCGAAGAGATTGATATTTCGCATCTCAGTTAA
- the LOC137738991 gene encoding diacylglycerol kinase 5-like isoform X3, which translates to MANSNSGEEFLKDFRIPKYVLVPESKSENVADVPQCPVLVFINSKSGGQLGGDLLVSYRSLLNESQVYDLGQEAPDKVLCRIYANLEKLKRNGDKFATNIQERLRIIVAGGDGTAGWLLGVVSDLKLSHSPPIATVPLGTGNNLPFAFGWGKKNPGTDPQSVKQFLDQVKRAKEMKIDSWHILMRMRKSKEGPCDPIVPLDLPHSLHAFGRVSDSNELSMAKTFGVSQEGCHTFRGGFWNYFSMGMDAQVSYAFHTERKQHPEKFKNQLTNQTTYAKITHSQGWFSSPRSQSAARDIAQFAKVKIMKNDGQWEDLQIPPSIKSIVILNLPSFSGGFNPWGVPIRKRRNGGFTPAYVDDGLIEVVGFRDAWHGLVLLAKGHGTRLAQAHRIRFEFHKGAIDHTYMRIDGEPWKQTLPVDDETVMVEISHLRQVNILARHGCRSKSVYNPESPSSQGNEEDDWDDEETHESPEYRKFGAADTFKLPEEIDISHLS; encoded by the exons ATGGCAAATTCGAACTCTGGGGAGGAATTCTTGAAGGATTTCAGAATTCCTAAGTATGTACTAGTGCCTGAATCAAAGAGTGAAAATGTTGCTGATGTACCGCAATGTCCGGTTTTAGTGTTTATCAACTCCAAAAGTGGTGGCCAGCTTGGTGGGGATCTTCTTGTATCATACCGATCCCTTCTAAATGAAAGTCAG GTTTATGATCTGGGGCAAGAGGCTCCGGATAAGGTTCTTTGCCGAATCTATGCCAATCTTGAAAAGCTCAAGCGCAATGGGGATAAATTCGCTACAAATATTCAAGAGAGATTGAGAATCATT GTTGCAGGTGGCGATGGAACAGCTGGTTGGCTTCTTGGAGTTGTTTCTGATCTCAAGTTATCTCATTCGCCACCAATAGCAACAGTACCACTAGGAACAGGAAACAATCTTCCTTTTGCATTTGGATGG GGGAAGAAGAATCCTGGGACAGATCCTCAATCTGTGAAGCAGTTTTTGGACCAAGTAAAGAGAGCCAAGGAAATGAAAATAGACAG CTGGCACATTCTCATGAGGATGAGGAAGTCAAAAGAAGGTCCGTGCGATCCCATTGTGCCCCTTGACCTACCACATTCTTTGCATGCATTTGGCCGTGTCTCTGATTCAAATGAGCTGAGCATG GCAAAAACTTTTGGTGTTTCGCAGGAAGGCTGCCATACCTTTCGTGGGGGATTTTGGAACTACTTCAGTATGG GAATGGATGCTCAAGTATCATATGCATTTCATACTGAGCGAAAGCAGCATCccgaaaagttcaaaaatcaGTTAACTAATCAG ACTACTTATGCAAAGATTACTCATTCACAAGGCTGGTTTTCTTCTCCTCGTTCTCAATCTGCTGCACG GGACATAGCACAATTTGCAAAGGTGAAGATCATGAAAAACGATGGCCAATGGGAAGATCTACAAATTCCTCCAAG TATCAAGTCAATCGTGATCCTCAATTTGCCTAGCTTTTCTGGTGGTTTTAATCCTTGGGGAGTCCCGATTAGGAAGAGGCGTAAT GGAGGTTTTACTCCAGCATATGTAGACGATGGTCTCATTGAAGTCGTTGGTTTTCGAGATGCATGGCATGGGCTTGTTTTGCTTGCAAAGGGACATGGGACTCGTCTTGCCCAG GCCCACCGTATTCGCTTTGAGTTTCACAAGGGTGCAATTGATCACACGTACATGAGGATCGACGGGGAACCCTGGAAGCAAACCCTCCCAGTTGACGATGAAACCGTCATGGTTGAAATCTCTCACCTTCGCCAGGTGAACATTCTTGCTCGACATGGCTGCAGGTCTAAAAGCGTTTACAATCCTGAGTCACCTAGCAGCCAGGGAAATGAGGAAGATGATTGGGATGATGAAGAAACTCATGAATCACCAGAGTATAGGAAGTTTGGTGCAGCAGACACATTTAAGCTCCCCGAAGAGATTGATATTTCGCATCTCAGTTAA
- the LOC137738991 gene encoding diacylglycerol kinase 5-like isoform X2, translating to MFMVRCSHLLNSLLRPKMANSNSGEEFLKDFRIPKYVLVPESKSENVADVPQCPVLVFINSKSGGQLGGDLLVSYRSLLNESQVYDLGQEAPDKVLCRIYANLEKLKRNGDKFATNIQERLRIIVAGGDGTAGWLLGVVSDLKLSHSPPIATVPLGTGNNLPFAFGWGKKNPGTDPQSVKQFLDQVKRAKEMKIDSWHILMRMRKSKEGPCDPIVPLDLPHSLHAFGRVSDSNELSMEGCHTFRGGFWNYFSMGMDAQVSYAFHTERKQHPEKFKNQLTNQTTYAKITHSQGWFSSPRSQSAARDIAQFAKVKIMKNDGQWEDLQIPPSIKSIVILNLPSFSGGFNPWGVPIRKRRNGGFTPAYVDDGLIEVVGFRDAWHGLVLLAKGHGTRLAQAHRIRFEFHKGAIDHTYMRIDGEPWKQTLPVDDETVMVEISHLRQVNILARHGCRSKSVYNPESPSSQGNEEDDWDDEETHESPEYRKFGAADTFKLPEEIDISHLS from the exons ATGTTCATGGTTAGATGCTCACATCTCCTCAACTCACTAC TTAGACCCAAAATGGCAAATTCGAACTCTGGGGAGGAATTCTTGAAGGATTTCAGAATTCCTAAGTATGTACTAGTGCCTGAATCAAAGAGTGAAAATGTTGCTGATGTACCGCAATGTCCGGTTTTAGTGTTTATCAACTCCAAAAGTGGTGGCCAGCTTGGTGGGGATCTTCTTGTATCATACCGATCCCTTCTAAATGAAAGTCAG GTTTATGATCTGGGGCAAGAGGCTCCGGATAAGGTTCTTTGCCGAATCTATGCCAATCTTGAAAAGCTCAAGCGCAATGGGGATAAATTCGCTACAAATATTCAAGAGAGATTGAGAATCATT GTTGCAGGTGGCGATGGAACAGCTGGTTGGCTTCTTGGAGTTGTTTCTGATCTCAAGTTATCTCATTCGCCACCAATAGCAACAGTACCACTAGGAACAGGAAACAATCTTCCTTTTGCATTTGGATGG GGGAAGAAGAATCCTGGGACAGATCCTCAATCTGTGAAGCAGTTTTTGGACCAAGTAAAGAGAGCCAAGGAAATGAAAATAGACAG CTGGCACATTCTCATGAGGATGAGGAAGTCAAAAGAAGGTCCGTGCGATCCCATTGTGCCCCTTGACCTACCACATTCTTTGCATGCATTTGGCCGTGTCTCTGATTCAAATGAGCTGAGCATG GAAGGCTGCCATACCTTTCGTGGGGGATTTTGGAACTACTTCAGTATGG GAATGGATGCTCAAGTATCATATGCATTTCATACTGAGCGAAAGCAGCATCccgaaaagttcaaaaatcaGTTAACTAATCAG ACTACTTATGCAAAGATTACTCATTCACAAGGCTGGTTTTCTTCTCCTCGTTCTCAATCTGCTGCACG GGACATAGCACAATTTGCAAAGGTGAAGATCATGAAAAACGATGGCCAATGGGAAGATCTACAAATTCCTCCAAG TATCAAGTCAATCGTGATCCTCAATTTGCCTAGCTTTTCTGGTGGTTTTAATCCTTGGGGAGTCCCGATTAGGAAGAGGCGTAAT GGAGGTTTTACTCCAGCATATGTAGACGATGGTCTCATTGAAGTCGTTGGTTTTCGAGATGCATGGCATGGGCTTGTTTTGCTTGCAAAGGGACATGGGACTCGTCTTGCCCAG GCCCACCGTATTCGCTTTGAGTTTCACAAGGGTGCAATTGATCACACGTACATGAGGATCGACGGGGAACCCTGGAAGCAAACCCTCCCAGTTGACGATGAAACCGTCATGGTTGAAATCTCTCACCTTCGCCAGGTGAACATTCTTGCTCGACATGGCTGCAGGTCTAAAAGCGTTTACAATCCTGAGTCACCTAGCAGCCAGGGAAATGAGGAAGATGATTGGGATGATGAAGAAACTCATGAATCACCAGAGTATAGGAAGTTTGGTGCAGCAGACACATTTAAGCTCCCCGAAGAGATTGATATTTCGCATCTCAGTTAA